A single region of the Rhizobium sp. NLR16a genome encodes:
- a CDS encoding ABC transporter substrate-binding protein — translation MSIVKSLLSRRAFTALAGAAVIATAMPVTSFAADVTIPIIVKDTTSFYWQIVLAGARKAGKDLGVNVPELGAQAESDINGQISILENAVAGKPAAIVISPTEFKALGKPIDEAAKSVPIIGIDSGADSKAFSSFLTTDNVQGGRIAADGLAAAIKEMTGKEEGDIVILTNLPGVGSLEQRREGFLDQIKTKHPGLKVIADKYGDGQATTGLNMMTDLITANPKLVGVFASNLILAQGVGQAIAENKLGDKIKVIGFDSDDKTVGFLKDGAIAGLVVQDPYRMGYDGIKTALAVSKGEKVPENVDTGANLVTKANMADPKIDALLNPKIK, via the coding sequence ATGAGCATCGTGAAATCCCTGCTGTCCCGCCGCGCCTTTACCGCGCTCGCGGGTGCCGCCGTCATCGCCACAGCGATGCCGGTCACGTCCTTTGCCGCCGACGTGACGATCCCGATCATCGTCAAGGACACGACGTCCTTCTACTGGCAGATCGTTCTGGCCGGCGCCCGCAAGGCCGGCAAGGATCTCGGCGTCAACGTGCCGGAACTCGGCGCCCAGGCAGAATCCGACATCAACGGCCAGATCAGCATTCTGGAGAATGCCGTTGCCGGCAAGCCGGCCGCCATCGTCATCTCGCCGACCGAATTCAAGGCGCTCGGCAAGCCGATCGACGAAGCCGCCAAGTCGGTTCCGATCATCGGCATCGACTCCGGTGCCGACTCCAAGGCGTTCAGCTCGTTCCTGACGACCGACAACGTCCAGGGCGGCCGCATCGCCGCCGACGGTCTTGCCGCCGCCATCAAGGAGATGACCGGCAAGGAAGAAGGCGACATCGTCATCCTGACCAATCTTCCCGGCGTCGGCTCACTGGAACAGCGCCGCGAAGGCTTCCTCGATCAGATCAAGACCAAGCATCCGGGTCTGAAGGTCATCGCCGACAAGTATGGTGACGGCCAAGCAACCACCGGCCTCAACATGATGACCGACCTGATCACGGCCAACCCGAAGCTCGTCGGCGTCTTCGCCTCGAACCTAATCCTGGCGCAGGGCGTCGGCCAGGCGATCGCCGAAAACAAGCTCGGCGACAAGATCAAGGTCATCGGCTTCGACAGTGACGACAAGACGGTCGGTTTCCTCAAGGACGGTGCGATTGCCGGCCTCGTCGTTCAGGACCCCTATCGCATGGGCTATGACGGCATCAAGACCGCGCTTGCCGTCTCCAAGGGCGAAAAGGTTCCTGAGAATGTCGACACCGGCGCAAACCTCGTCACCAAGGCGAACATGGCCGATCCGAAGATCGACGCGCTCCTGAACCCGAAGATCAAGTAA
- a CDS encoding sugar ABC transporter ATP-binding protein: protein MIGLEEVSHRHDDSATLKEANRIPAGSPILELKGLQKNYGHVQALKPATLTFLAGEIHAIVGENGAGKSTLIKLLTGVITRTAGEVLWCGHPVGLSTPNEAIARGINAVHQEVVLCPHLTVAANLFLGDEVNRYGLMRKKQMEKMAQAVLDDLGFGLPAGALLSSLTIGQQQLVATARAAMRGTQFLIFDEPTAYLTRQESAQLFKLIRRLQGEGVTIVYISHRMEEVFELADRVSVLRDGTHVGTRLIGETNDAELIALMINRSIEQIYHKEEIAFGETIVEVKGLSGPGFEDVSLSVKSGQIVGLYGLIGAGRSEFALGLYGRQPKSAGEIHWMGKRVDIRNERTAMELGIALAPESRRDQGLCLNQSIGLNINLPVFGRLSHGPVINHARESANADNQIRNLSIKTPSRRVPASSMSGGNQQKIVIGKWLSHGARLFIFDEPTVGVDVGTKAEIYRLFAKLLKEGAGIILISSYLPEVYELADRLHVFRGGRIVASHDFHAATHEEVLSEAIGV from the coding sequence ATGATCGGACTGGAAGAGGTCAGTCATCGCCACGATGACAGCGCCACGCTGAAAGAAGCCAATCGCATTCCCGCCGGATCGCCTATCCTCGAACTCAAGGGCCTGCAGAAGAATTACGGTCATGTGCAGGCGCTGAAACCGGCGACGCTGACCTTCCTGGCCGGAGAGATCCACGCCATCGTCGGCGAAAACGGCGCCGGCAAATCCACCCTGATCAAATTGCTCACCGGCGTCATCACCCGCACGGCCGGCGAGGTGCTGTGGTGCGGCCATCCCGTCGGGCTGTCGACGCCGAACGAGGCGATCGCCCGCGGCATCAATGCCGTCCACCAGGAAGTGGTGCTCTGCCCGCACCTGACGGTCGCCGCCAACCTCTTCCTCGGCGACGAGGTCAACCGCTATGGCCTGATGCGCAAGAAGCAGATGGAAAAGATGGCGCAGGCGGTACTCGACGATCTTGGCTTCGGCCTGCCGGCCGGCGCGCTTCTAAGTTCGCTGACGATCGGCCAGCAGCAGCTGGTGGCAACGGCGCGCGCGGCGATGCGCGGCACGCAATTCCTGATCTTCGACGAACCCACCGCCTATCTGACACGCCAGGAATCGGCGCAGCTGTTCAAGCTGATCCGCCGCCTGCAGGGCGAAGGCGTGACCATCGTCTATATCAGCCACCGCATGGAGGAGGTCTTCGAACTGGCCGACCGGGTCTCGGTGCTGCGCGACGGCACGCATGTCGGCACGCGGCTGATCGGCGAGACCAATGATGCCGAGCTGATCGCTTTGATGATCAACCGCTCGATCGAGCAGATCTACCACAAGGAAGAGATCGCCTTCGGCGAGACGATCGTCGAGGTCAAAGGGCTTTCGGGTCCGGGCTTCGAGGACGTGTCGCTCAGCGTCAAATCAGGACAGATCGTCGGCCTCTATGGCCTGATCGGCGCCGGACGCAGCGAATTCGCGCTGGGCCTTTATGGGCGCCAGCCGAAAAGCGCCGGCGAAATCCACTGGATGGGCAAGCGCGTCGACATCCGGAACGAACGCACGGCCATGGAGCTCGGCATTGCGCTGGCGCCGGAAAGCCGGCGCGACCAGGGGCTCTGCCTCAATCAGTCGATCGGCCTCAATATCAACCTGCCGGTCTTCGGGCGCCTCAGCCACGGGCCGGTCATCAACCATGCGCGGGAATCGGCGAATGCCGACAATCAGATCCGCAATCTCAGCATCAAGACGCCGAGCCGGCGCGTTCCGGCCTCCAGCATGTCGGGCGGTAACCAGCAGAAGATCGTCATCGGCAAGTGGCTGAGCCACGGCGCCAGGCTGTTCATCTTCGACGAACCAACCGTCGGCGTCGACGTCGGCACCAAGGCGGAAATCTACCGGCTGTTCGCCAAGCTTCTGAAGGAGGGGGCGGGCATCATCCTGATCTCCTCCTATCTGCCAGAGGTCTACGAACTGGCCGACCGGCTGCACGTCTTCCGCGGCGGCAGGATCGTCGCCAGCCATGATTTCCACGCGGCGACGCATGAAGAAGTGCTCAGCGAAGCGATCGGCGTCTGA
- a CDS encoding ABC transporter permease, which yields MTATPTEIVAPPPRRKMNILFGLTLIGLLIFLWVVLGFVTASFWTPLNISNLLRQGAMTAILALGQTFVIITAGIDLSVGAIVGFCTVIIAWLLQAGVPLWAAIVLTLAIGVAIGAFHGFGIVHMGLPPFIITLATLTSLRGIGLLITNGSTISITDESFSNFARADFLGIPSLFWMVILVAVPSFVFLHLSRWGRYLFAVGSNAEAARLSGVNVKGMIYLAYILSAGFAAFVGVLLASRIAIGNATQADGWELQAIASSVIGGTSLFGAVGSVHGPLIGAFILATINNGANLLNVNSFWQRIITGLLIIVIVFFDQLRRRKSS from the coding sequence ATGACTGCCACCCCCACCGAAATCGTCGCGCCGCCGCCGCGCCGGAAAATGAATATCCTGTTCGGCCTGACGCTGATCGGGCTCTTGATCTTCCTCTGGGTCGTGCTCGGCTTCGTCACCGCCAGCTTCTGGACGCCGCTCAACATCTCGAACCTGCTGCGTCAGGGGGCGATGACGGCGATTCTGGCGCTCGGCCAGACCTTCGTCATTATCACCGCCGGCATCGACCTGTCGGTCGGCGCCATCGTCGGCTTCTGCACGGTCATCATCGCCTGGCTGCTGCAGGCCGGCGTGCCGCTCTGGGCGGCGATCGTGCTGACGCTCGCCATCGGTGTGGCGATCGGCGCCTTCCACGGCTTCGGCATCGTCCATATGGGCCTGCCGCCGTTCATCATCACGCTGGCAACGCTGACATCGCTGCGCGGCATCGGCCTGCTGATCACCAACGGTTCGACGATCAGCATCACCGACGAGAGCTTCAGCAATTTCGCCCGTGCCGATTTCCTCGGCATTCCCAGTCTGTTCTGGATGGTCATCCTGGTGGCGGTGCCTTCCTTCGTCTTCCTGCATCTCAGCCGCTGGGGCCGCTATCTCTTCGCGGTCGGCTCGAATGCGGAAGCCGCGCGCCTTTCCGGCGTCAACGTCAAGGGCATGATCTATCTCGCCTATATCCTCTCGGCCGGCTTTGCCGCCTTCGTCGGCGTGCTGCTCGCCTCGCGCATCGCGATCGGCAATGCGACGCAAGCCGACGGCTGGGAACTGCAGGCGATCGCATCCTCGGTCATCGGCGGCACCAGCCTGTTCGGCGCGGTCGGCTCCGTGCACGGCCCGCTGATCGGCGCCTTCATTCTCGCCACCATCAACAACGGCGCCAACCTTCTGAACGTCAACTCCTTCTGGCAGCGCATCATCACCGGACTGCTGATCATCGTGATCGTGTTCTTCGACCAGTTGCGCCGCCGCAAGAGCAGCTGA
- a CDS encoding zinc-binding alcohol dehydrogenase family protein: protein MKAVVCREPGVLDIVERPSPSAPAPGWVRLAVSHVGICGTDYHIYEGKHPFLEYPRVMGHEISATVIEAGDGVALTAGTPVIVNPYLSCGQCVACIKGKPNCCTNIKVLGVHTDGAFCEEISVPAGNLYPAKGLSLEAAATTEFLAIGAHAVRRSLAGAGARSLVIGAGPIGLGAAIFSRIAGHDVTLLDTSAERLQMAAERFGFTSGIVANEATAEAVKEKTNGDGFDVVFDATGYGPSMEKAFSFVAHGGALVLVSVVKDDIRFSDPEFHKREMMLIGSRNATRADFEHVADSIAKGLVPVDKLITHRTTLADAPRDVARWAHEKSGLIKAVIRVGG, encoded by the coding sequence ATGAAAGCAGTTGTTTGCCGCGAACCCGGCGTACTCGACATCGTCGAACGCCCATCACCTTCCGCACCGGCGCCCGGATGGGTGCGGCTGGCCGTCAGCCATGTCGGCATCTGCGGCACGGATTATCACATCTACGAGGGCAAGCACCCTTTCCTCGAATATCCCCGGGTGATGGGGCATGAGATCTCGGCGACGGTGATCGAGGCCGGCGACGGCGTGGCGCTTACGGCCGGCACGCCTGTCATCGTCAACCCCTATCTCTCCTGCGGTCAATGTGTCGCCTGCATCAAGGGCAAGCCGAACTGCTGCACCAACATCAAGGTCCTCGGCGTCCATACCGATGGCGCCTTCTGCGAGGAGATCTCCGTTCCGGCAGGCAATCTCTATCCCGCCAAGGGCCTCAGCCTCGAAGCGGCGGCGACGACGGAATTTCTGGCGATCGGCGCCCATGCGGTGCGCCGCTCGCTCGCCGGCGCCGGCGCGCGCTCGCTCGTCATCGGCGCCGGGCCGATCGGGCTCGGCGCTGCGATCTTCTCGCGCATCGCCGGCCATGACGTGACGCTGCTCGATACCAGCGCCGAACGGCTGCAGATGGCCGCCGAACGCTTCGGCTTCACCTCCGGCATCGTCGCCAACGAGGCGACGGCCGAGGCCGTCAAGGAAAAGACCAATGGCGACGGCTTCGACGTGGTCTTCGACGCCACAGGTTACGGCCCGTCGATGGAGAAAGCCTTCTCCTTCGTCGCCCACGGCGGCGCGCTGGTGCTGGTCAGCGTCGTCAAGGACGACATCCGCTTCTCCGATCCGGAGTTCCACAAGCGCGAGATGATGCTGATCGGTAGCCGCAATGCCACTCGCGCCGATTTCGAGCACGTGGCGGATTCGATCGCCAAAGGGCTGGTGCCGGTCGACAAGCTGATCACCCACCGCACGACACTCGCCGACGCGCCGCGCGATGTGGCCCGCTGGGCGCATGAGAAGAGCGGGCTGATCAAGGCGGTGATCAGGGTTGGTGGGTAG
- a CDS encoding copper homeostasis protein CutC: MTILLEVCVDSAAGLAAAIEGGAGRIELCSALELGGLTPLPSLMRIAARAPIPVYAMIRPHAGPFIFDSVDEEAMMLDIDAVRAAGLAGVVIGANRPDGTLDLPLLHRLKAHAAGLGSTLHRAFDLVPDADQALEQAIELGVERILTSGCAPKAADGLDTLKRLSEKAAGRISIMPGSGVRPANVGEILRATGAREVHGSCSSPVESRDPRAVAFGFEAKSANRTDAAAVREMSRAIAAVC, encoded by the coding sequence GTGACGATTTTACTGGAAGTCTGCGTCGACAGCGCCGCGGGCCTTGCCGCCGCAATCGAAGGCGGCGCCGGCCGCATCGAGCTGTGCTCGGCGCTGGAGCTCGGCGGTCTGACGCCGCTGCCGAGCCTGATGCGGATCGCCGCCCGGGCGCCGATTCCGGTCTATGCCATGATCCGCCCGCACGCCGGCCCCTTCATTTTCGACAGCGTCGACGAGGAGGCGATGATGCTCGATATCGACGCGGTGCGCGCAGCCGGCCTCGCCGGCGTCGTCATCGGCGCCAACCGCCCGGACGGCACGCTCGACCTGCCGCTGCTCCACCGTCTGAAGGCGCATGCCGCCGGCCTAGGCTCGACGCTGCACCGCGCTTTCGACCTGGTGCCGGATGCCGATCAGGCGCTGGAACAGGCGATCGAACTCGGCGTTGAGCGCATCCTGACCTCCGGCTGCGCGCCGAAGGCGGCCGACGGCCTCGATACGCTGAAGCGTCTTTCAGAGAAAGCGGCCGGCCGCATCTCGATCATGCCTGGCAGCGGCGTCCGCCCTGCCAATGTCGGCGAAATTCTCCGTGCGACCGGAGCCCGAGAGGTCCACGGCTCCTGCAGCTCGCCGGTCGAAAGCCGCGATCCGCGTGCGGTGGCTTTTGGTTTCGAGGCGAAAAGTGCGAACCGGACGGATGCCGCGGCGGTTAGGGAGATGAGCAGGGCGATTGCGGCGGTGTGTTAG
- a CDS encoding LysR family transcriptional regulator — MHLGALFITHHVLTSGSVRETARRFQLSPSTVSAAIRNAETELAMKLTERASGELVMLIAAGGLLEGLQPITVAIGELGKFAGHDASGTAEAWASRIPVKVVAIERFLEVADQGSINRAARRLHLGQPQLSLQLANLERFLGRRLFERQAQGSVLTEEGRRAYQIFMAISQAWNDLKSAADERYRRTARSLRIGSIIPTGSESWVARCLGLLVSEWNARRSNNAISLVSMTADDLLEALKSGRIDVAVLDSVFGLEHFRHRELLQTDMVAIAPPQSTQTTVAELVAAHAICTPSPRTGLGHAAMAFSEASAPDRRLRSRDITAADSLPVIVDLVANHGYVSFLGRVSAMPIADKVRIVDLDEHLPMSYHVAFNHRKAAADACEMIIAAAAKITSESAAPITKQVDGARETAA, encoded by the coding sequence TTGCATCTCGGCGCCCTGTTCATAACGCACCACGTCCTGACCTCAGGTTCAGTCCGCGAGACCGCGCGCCGCTTCCAGCTGTCGCCGTCCACCGTGTCTGCGGCAATCCGTAATGCCGAGACCGAACTGGCGATGAAACTGACGGAACGCGCTTCCGGCGAACTGGTGATGCTGATCGCCGCCGGCGGGTTGCTCGAAGGCCTGCAGCCGATTACCGTCGCGATCGGCGAACTCGGCAAATTTGCAGGCCACGACGCCAGCGGGACGGCCGAGGCCTGGGCGTCGCGCATCCCCGTCAAGGTGGTTGCGATCGAGCGCTTTCTCGAGGTGGCCGACCAGGGCAGCATCAACCGCGCTGCCCGCCGCCTTCACTTGGGGCAACCGCAGCTTTCGCTGCAGCTCGCCAATTTGGAGCGATTTCTCGGCCGCCGCCTGTTCGAGCGGCAGGCGCAGGGCTCGGTGCTGACGGAGGAGGGCAGGCGCGCCTACCAGATCTTCATGGCGATCAGCCAGGCATGGAACGATCTGAAATCGGCCGCCGACGAGCGCTACCGCCGCACCGCGCGGTCGCTGCGCATCGGCTCGATCATCCCGACGGGATCGGAAAGCTGGGTGGCGCGCTGCCTGGGCCTGCTGGTCTCCGAATGGAATGCGCGCCGCAGCAACAACGCGATTTCGCTGGTCTCGATGACCGCCGACGACCTGCTCGAGGCGCTGAAGAGCGGCCGCATCGACGTCGCCGTCCTGGATTCGGTCTTCGGCCTGGAACATTTCCGGCATCGCGAATTGCTGCAGACCGACATGGTGGCGATCGCGCCGCCGCAAAGCACCCAAACCACAGTCGCCGAACTCGTCGCCGCGCATGCGATCTGCACGCCGAGCCCGCGCACCGGTCTCGGCCACGCCGCCATGGCCTTCAGCGAAGCGAGCGCACCCGACCGGCGCTTGCGCAGCCGGGATATCACCGCGGCGGATTCGCTGCCTGTCATCGTCGATCTCGTCGCCAATCACGGCTACGTCTCCTTCCTCGGCCGTGTCAGCGCCATGCCGATCGCCGACAAGGTGCGCATCGTCGATCTCGACGAGCATCTGCCGATGTCCTATCACGTCGCCTTCAACCATCGAAAAGCCGCTGCCGATGCCTGCGAGATGATCATCGCGGCGGCCGCCAAAATCACCTCGGAATCTGCCGCGCCCATCACAAAGCAGGTCGACGGGGCCAGGGAGACGGCAGCGTGA
- a CDS encoding ABC transporter substrate-binding protein — protein MLKKLALAVSLSAFAAGAVQAADVVVSSKIDTEGTLLGNVIALALEANGIKTQDRIALGATPVVRKAITAGEIDIYPEYTGNAGFFFNKADDAAWKNIDQGYELAKKLDYEANKIVWLTPSPANNTWALAVRNDVAQPNKLKSLTDFGKWVAGGGAAKLAASAEFVNSAGALPAFQTTYGFQLKPDQMVVLSGGDTAATIKAAADQTNGVNTAMVYGTDGAIEAAELTVLEDDKNVQQVYAPTPIIREEVLKANPKIEEILSPIFKSLSADELRKLNAKIQVDGEPAKSVAEAYLKEKGFLK, from the coding sequence ATGCTGAAGAAACTCGCACTTGCCGTTTCGCTCTCCGCCTTCGCAGCGGGCGCGGTTCAGGCCGCCGACGTCGTCGTCTCGTCGAAGATCGACACGGAAGGCACGCTGCTCGGCAACGTCATCGCACTGGCGCTCGAAGCCAACGGCATCAAGACGCAGGACCGTATCGCACTCGGCGCCACACCGGTGGTGCGCAAGGCGATCACCGCAGGCGAAATCGACATCTACCCAGAATATACCGGCAATGCCGGCTTCTTCTTCAACAAGGCCGATGACGCCGCCTGGAAGAACATCGACCAGGGTTACGAGCTGGCGAAGAAGCTCGACTACGAGGCCAACAAGATCGTCTGGCTGACGCCGTCGCCGGCTAATAACACCTGGGCGCTCGCCGTGCGCAATGACGTCGCCCAGCCGAACAAGCTGAAGAGCCTGACTGACTTCGGCAAATGGGTCGCCGGCGGCGGCGCTGCCAAGCTTGCGGCTTCCGCCGAATTCGTCAATTCGGCCGGCGCGCTGCCCGCCTTTCAGACCACCTATGGCTTCCAGCTGAAGCCCGACCAGATGGTCGTTCTTTCCGGCGGCGATACCGCGGCGACGATCAAGGCGGCGGCCGACCAGACGAACGGCGTCAACACCGCGATGGTCTACGGCACCGACGGCGCGATCGAAGCGGCCGAGCTCACCGTTCTCGAAGACGACAAGAACGTGCAGCAGGTCTATGCGCCGACCCCGATCATCCGCGAAGAGGTGCTGAAGGCCAATCCGAAGATCGAGGAAATCCTCTCGCCGATCTTCAAGAGCCTGAGCGCCGACGAGTTGCGCAAGCTCAATGCCAAGATCCAGGTGGACGGCGAGCCGGCAAAGTCTGTTGCCGAAGCCTATCTCAAGGAAAAAGGCTTCCTGAAGTAA
- a CDS encoding ABC transporter permease, whose amino-acid sequence MEESSTVRRLDRLGVVLVAGGIAATALMPFIYVKANRIAAGKPMLLMQLLPQPSVIILTALLVLTALATLFLRNAMARLVIATLCLAALIAAIGLVSTAATPPGSTVARMTPGGGFWVLFAVIGLIISDALVKIRLAPWMRVAALGVYAALLFAFLASGLLDSLSIMKEFSTRSAQFETEAFSHLLLALGSLVIAITLGLPLGILCFWVPKLRAVVLQGLSLIQTIPSLALFGLLMLPLGYLATHVPLAAAIGIRGIGTAPALIALVLYSLLPIVANTVVGLQGVDPSVRDAAAGMGLTRRQILFGIDMPLAFPVILTGIRIVLVQAIGMVTIAALIGGGGFGIFIFQGLGQTAMDLVLLGAVPTVFFAFSSAVILDAVIDSIRGPAA is encoded by the coding sequence ATGGAAGAAAGCTCAACGGTCCGCAGGCTGGATCGGCTCGGCGTGGTTCTGGTGGCGGGCGGCATTGCGGCGACGGCACTGATGCCCTTCATCTACGTCAAGGCGAACCGCATCGCCGCCGGCAAGCCGATGCTGCTGATGCAGCTTCTTCCCCAGCCCTCCGTCATCATCCTGACCGCCCTTCTCGTCCTGACCGCCCTCGCCACCTTGTTTCTCCGAAATGCCATGGCGCGGCTCGTCATTGCCACCCTTTGCCTTGCCGCACTGATCGCTGCGATCGGCCTGGTCTCGACCGCGGCGACGCCGCCCGGCAGCACGGTGGCGCGCATGACGCCCGGCGGCGGCTTTTGGGTGCTGTTCGCGGTGATCGGGCTCATCATATCGGACGCGCTGGTCAAGATCCGGCTGGCGCCCTGGATGCGGGTGGCAGCGCTTGGCGTCTACGCGGCGCTGCTCTTCGCCTTTCTCGCCTCCGGCCTGCTGGACAGCCTCTCGATCATGAAGGAATTCTCGACGCGGTCGGCACAGTTCGAGACCGAGGCATTCTCACATCTGCTGCTGGCGCTCGGCTCGCTCGTTATCGCCATCACTCTCGGCCTGCCGCTCGGCATTCTGTGCTTCTGGGTGCCGAAGCTCAGGGCCGTCGTGCTGCAGGGCCTAAGCCTGATCCAGACGATCCCGAGCCTGGCGCTCTTCGGCCTGTTGATGCTGCCGCTCGGCTATCTCGCCACCCATGTGCCGCTTGCTGCTGCCATCGGCATTCGCGGCATCGGCACGGCGCCTGCCTTGATTGCACTCGTGCTCTATTCGCTGCTGCCGATCGTCGCCAATACCGTCGTCGGCCTGCAGGGCGTCGACCCCTCGGTGCGCGATGCCGCCGCCGGCATGGGGCTGACGCGCCGGCAGATCCTCTTTGGCATCGACATGCCGCTTGCCTTTCCGGTCATCCTCACCGGCATCCGCATCGTACTGGTGCAGGCAATCGGCATGGTGACGATTGCCGCGCTGATCGGCGGCGGCGGTTTCGGCATCTTCATCTTCCAGGGGCTCGGCCAGACGGCGATGGACCTCGTCCTGCTCGGCGCCGTGCCGACCGTCTTCTTCGCCTTCTCATCGGCCGTCATCCTCGATGCGGTCATCGACAGCATCCGGGGACCTGCCGCATGA